In a genomic window of Siniperca chuatsi isolate FFG_IHB_CAS linkage group LG1, ASM2008510v1, whole genome shotgun sequence:
- the LOC122879605 gene encoding RNA guanine-N7 methyltransferase activating subunit-like, which produces MTETTDNPQKYEELFAHRYSSEDHEYQQYVNRPADPPPIVEDWRSRGGGNHRGRDRYQDRRGWGGGRGWRGDRGWRGNHRGHDRDRDRDRDRDPDRDRGHDRDPGRDRDRDGDRHWGHGSGYHSGPPSSNQGYNFHHQRPHYDRY; this is translated from the exons ATGACCGAGACCACGGACAACCCGCAGAAGTACGAGGAGCTGTTTGCCCACAGATATTCATCGGAGGACCATGAGTACCAGCAGTATGTGAACCGGCCAGCTGACCCCCCGCCCATCGTCGAGGACTGGAGGAGTCGTGGAGGAGGAAACCACAGAGGCAGGGACAG GTACCAGGATCGTCGTGGTTGGGGAGGAGGCCGAGGTTGGAGAGGAGACCGGGGTTGGAGAGGGAACCATCGTGGGCATGAccgagacagagacagagaccgGGACCGGGACCCAGACAGAGACCGTGGGCATGACCGAGACCCGGGccgagacagagacagagacggagacAGGCACTGGGGGCATGGAAGTGGGTATCATTCAGGCCCTCCAAGCTCCAACCAGGGATACAACTTCCATCATCAGAGACCACATTATGACCGCTACTGA